From a single Anaerolineales bacterium genomic region:
- a CDS encoding acylphosphatase, whose protein sequence is MENPNEPVRMHIRVKGRVQGVGFRAHVEYHARQIGVTGWVRNVGWNTVEAVAEGTREQVERFIEMMKEGPRMSRVDEAQVDYETATGEFVEFGVKGSM, encoded by the coding sequence GTGGAAAACCCCAATGAGCCGGTCCGTATGCATATTCGTGTAAAAGGACGCGTACAGGGCGTTGGCTTTCGCGCCCATGTGGAATATCACGCCAGACAGATCGGTGTGACAGGCTGGGTGCGTAACGTCGGCTGGAACACGGTGGAAGCCGTCGCTGAGGGGACACGCGAGCAGGTGGAACGATTTATCGAGATGATGAAGGAAGGTCCGCGCATGTCGCGGGTGGATGAAGCGCAGGTCGATTACGAGACTGCGACGGGGGAGTTTGTCGAATTCGGGGTGAAGGGAAGCATGTAG
- a CDS encoding peptidase MA family metallohydrolase: MTDPRRMFLRIMMILLIAAILPVRMNQAQAQGGIVVEEPGVVVNFGSTITFQARVKTPIPIQQVSLLFRGVTEDVTRVETVQVADDGFTSFTYDVSLNVFPPFSWIVFWYQATLNDGNTYTSSPIQFQYYDDRFPWRQLNRANITLNWYAGDDAFATAALDTAARGLLAMTEFIPISLSEPTQIYIYSNASDLQDTLMLGGMEWAGGHAHHELGIAMVAIAPGAGQSIEMETKIPHELAHLMLFRALGAQYERQPAWLIEGIASTMELYPNPEYARALNIASENNSLIPILDLCASLPADTGSAFLAYAQSQSFVTYIRDSFGSSGLARLISAYSDGFNCELGATQALGTPLSQLDLRWRETVLGQNVTGVALRNLLPFLLLLVLVLFVPFWGAIDFLLQRRKRGKPQ; encoded by the coding sequence ATGACCGATCCACGCAGAATGTTCTTGAGAATAATGATGATCCTGCTCATCGCGGCGATCCTGCCTGTCAGGATGAACCAAGCTCAGGCGCAGGGCGGAATCGTGGTGGAGGAGCCTGGGGTGGTGGTCAACTTTGGGAGCACGATCACATTCCAGGCGCGGGTCAAAACTCCGATTCCCATCCAACAGGTTTCGTTACTTTTTCGCGGCGTTACCGAGGATGTGACGCGCGTTGAAACGGTGCAGGTTGCGGATGACGGCTTCACAAGTTTCACCTACGATGTTTCGCTGAATGTGTTCCCGCCGTTCAGTTGGATCGTGTTCTGGTATCAGGCGACGCTGAATGACGGGAATACCTATACCAGTTCGCCGATACAATTTCAGTATTACGATGACCGCTTCCCGTGGCGTCAGTTGAACCGCGCGAACATTACCCTGAATTGGTATGCGGGCGATGATGCGTTCGCAACCGCCGCGTTGGACACCGCCGCGCGCGGATTGCTTGCCATGACCGAGTTCATCCCGATCTCGCTCAGCGAGCCGACCCAGATCTACATTTATTCCAACGCATCCGACCTGCAGGATACCCTCATGCTTGGCGGTATGGAGTGGGCTGGCGGGCACGCGCATCACGAACTCGGCATTGCGATGGTTGCGATAGCGCCCGGCGCGGGGCAGTCCATCGAAATGGAAACGAAGATTCCGCACGAACTCGCGCACCTGATGTTGTTCCGGGCGTTGGGAGCGCAATACGAAAGACAGCCTGCCTGGCTGATCGAGGGCATTGCATCGACGATGGAGTTGTATCCAAATCCTGAGTATGCGCGCGCGTTGAACATTGCCAGCGAAAATAATTCCCTCATCCCCATTTTGGACTTGTGCGCATCCCTCCCCGCCGACACGGGTTCAGCGTTTCTGGCATATGCCCAGTCCCAATCCTTTGTCACCTACATCCGCGATTCGTTCGGTTCCTCCGGCTTGGCAAGGTTGATCAGCGCCTACAGCGACGGATTTAATTGTGAACTCGGCGCGACCCAGGCGCTCGGTACCCCGCTCAGCCAGTTGGATCTGCGCTGGCGTGAAACCGTACTTGGGCAGAACGTGACGGGCGTTGCCTTGCGAAATCTGCTCCCTTTTTTACTTTTGCTGGTATTGGTGCTCTTCGTCCCGTTTTGGGGTGCCATTGACTTCCTGCTTCAAAGGAGGAAACGTGGAAAACCCCAATGA
- a CDS encoding AEC family transporter, which produces MPINELISTFANNLLPILLIAGAGFALGKLLTVDSRSLGRVVFYVFSPLLVFDLMLKSELDLRQTLTTVGYTASVILVIGGIAYLLGKAFQLERTQLLAVVLTVAFGNTGNYGLPLVKFAFGSNALAVASLFYVTTTILFNTVGVVIASLGHMDLRSALLGLFKVPVVYGVVLALLIKGIDIQLPLPLSRTIEIAANGAIPVMLILLGLELTRIEWSHSFRAVGLGVFTKLLLGPIIGLALASLFGLQGHARQGGVIEAAMPAAVATTVVASEYKLQPSLVTAIVFLGTALSPLTLTPLLVYLAR; this is translated from the coding sequence ATGCCCATCAACGAACTCATCAGCACCTTTGCAAACAACCTGCTCCCCATTCTTCTCATTGCCGGTGCGGGATTTGCGCTTGGAAAACTGCTCACCGTCGATTCGCGCTCGCTGGGGCGCGTCGTGTTCTATGTCTTTAGTCCGCTGTTGGTATTTGACCTGATGCTGAAAAGCGAACTCGACCTGCGCCAAACGTTGACCACCGTTGGCTACACCGCCTCGGTCATTCTTGTGATCGGTGGGATCGCCTACCTGCTTGGGAAGGCATTTCAACTTGAACGGACACAACTGCTTGCCGTCGTCCTGACGGTTGCATTTGGCAACACAGGCAATTATGGCTTACCGCTCGTCAAATTCGCCTTTGGGAGCAACGCCCTGGCGGTTGCATCCCTGTTCTATGTGACGACCACCATCCTGTTCAACACGGTCGGCGTGGTGATCGCCTCCCTCGGGCACATGGATCTGAGATCTGCGCTACTTGGCTTGTTCAAAGTCCCTGTCGTGTACGGCGTGGTGCTGGCATTGCTAATCAAGGGAATTGACATACAATTACCCCTGCCGCTCTCACGCACGATCGAGATCGCCGCCAATGGAGCCATCCCTGTCATGCTCATCCTGCTCGGACTTGAACTCACCCGCATCGAATGGTCGCACAGCTTCCGCGCCGTAGGATTGGGAGTATTCACCAAACTGCTGCTGGGACCCATCATTGGGTTGGCGCTCGCCAGCCTGTTCGGCTTGCAGGGACATGCGCGTCAGGGCGGTGTGATCGAAGCTGCCATGCCCGCGGCTGTGGCAACCACCGTTGTCGCTTCGGAATATAAACTCCAGCCGTCTCTCGTCACCGCGATCGTCTTTCTCGGCACGGCGCTCAGTCCGCTTACGCTGACGCCGCTGCTTGTGTATCTAGCGAGGTAG